A window of Gemmatimonadota bacterium contains these coding sequences:
- a CDS encoding TonB-dependent receptor, with the protein MQHKTHLKSLALALVALLVMSGTIVSQETPRSEGADTTSVVPPLSDILEEVVILEELVVIGTRAQPRSVTESAVPIDVVTGEDFVKQGGSDVQDLLRNVVPSYNVNLQPISDAATVVRPPNLRGLAPDHALVLVNGKRRHRASVIYWLGNGLSNAAQGPDISAIPSIALKRVEVLRDGASAQYGSDAIAGVLNFELKDNYEGGSIEIKPGIFRQGDGGTYALAGNIGLGTPDTWINLSVEYGNTDETDRSIQRDDAARLIRVGNTHVNDPAQPWGQPFVRDDLKIFANYGATINDNIEFYGHGNYASKQVEGGFYFRNPNTRGAVYQGPVLMWDGTDYYTQSEAEKLGIVHGVNGTLTATLLVGNMSGGDVPVVPISCSVPDAAALRQVFDDPNLFTFQELFPGGFTPRFGADTEDRAFLAGIKGSTQSLLTWDLSASYGRHHSDFFIFNTVNASLGPNTPTEFNPGDYIQTDTNFNFDITYPFSEQFFFASGLEYRIENFEVVPGQRESFEIGSLASQGFSSASNGFPGFGDIASGNWSRSNWAIYGDAEFSPQENWLLGAALRFENFEDFGSTTNFKVATNYEVNENVKVRGSFSTGFRAPTPGQQ; encoded by the coding sequence ATGCAACATAAAACCCATTTGAAGTCTCTCGCCCTTGCCCTCGTTGCCCTGCTTGTGATGAGTGGCACTATCGTATCACAAGAAACGCCTCGTTCCGAAGGCGCGGATACCACATCTGTTGTCCCCCCGCTTTCCGACATACTCGAAGAAGTGGTCATACTCGAAGAATTGGTAGTCATAGGTACTCGCGCACAACCGCGTTCTGTCACCGAATCTGCGGTGCCCATCGATGTGGTTACCGGCGAAGATTTTGTCAAGCAAGGCGGTAGCGATGTGCAGGATCTTCTGAGAAATGTCGTACCCTCTTATAACGTCAACCTTCAGCCGATTAGCGATGCGGCAACCGTCGTGCGACCGCCGAATCTGCGAGGGCTGGCACCCGACCACGCGCTGGTACTCGTCAACGGCAAGCGACGCCACCGCGCCTCTGTGATTTACTGGCTGGGCAATGGTCTCTCCAATGCCGCGCAAGGTCCCGACATATCCGCTATCCCGAGTATTGCCCTCAAGCGCGTGGAAGTCCTGCGCGATGGCGCGTCCGCGCAATACGGCTCTGACGCTATTGCCGGCGTGTTGAATTTTGAACTCAAAGACAATTATGAAGGTGGATCTATTGAAATCAAGCCCGGTATTTTCCGGCAAGGGGATGGTGGCACTTACGCCTTAGCTGGCAATATCGGCCTGGGTACGCCAGATACATGGATTAACCTCAGTGTGGAATACGGCAATACAGATGAAACCGACCGCTCTATCCAGCGAGACGATGCCGCGCGTTTGATCCGCGTGGGCAATACCCATGTGAATGATCCCGCACAACCCTGGGGGCAACCCTTTGTTCGAGACGACCTGAAAATTTTTGCCAACTACGGTGCCACCATTAACGACAATATCGAATTCTACGGGCACGGCAACTATGCGAGCAAACAGGTCGAAGGCGGGTTTTACTTCCGCAATCCCAATACGCGCGGTGCCGTATATCAGGGGCCCGTATTGATGTGGGACGGCACCGACTATTATACTCAGTCCGAAGCGGAGAAACTGGGTATTGTCCATGGCGTAAACGGGACACTGACAGCGACATTGCTCGTTGGCAATATGAGCGGTGGCGATGTGCCCGTGGTGCCCATAAGCTGTTCAGTGCCGGATGCAGCCGCCTTAAGACAGGTTTTTGACGATCCCAATTTATTCACATTCCAGGAGCTCTTTCCCGGCGGGTTCACCCCCCGATTTGGCGCGGATACAGAAGACCGCGCCTTTTTGGCGGGTATTAAGGGCTCGACGCAATCGCTGCTGACCTGGGACCTCAGCGCATCTTATGGGCGTCACCACTCCGATTTCTTCATTTTCAATACCGTGAACGCCTCCCTCGGTCCCAATACACCGACAGAATTTAATCCCGGAGACTATATCCAGACGGATACCAATTTCAACTTTGATATAACCTATCCGTTTAGTGAGCAATTTTTCTTCGCATCCGGCCTCGAATATCGCATTGAAAACTTTGAAGTTGTGCCCGGACAGCGCGAGTCTTTTGAAATAGGCTCCCTGGCGAGCCAAGGATTTAGCTCGGCTTCCAACGGCTTCCCCGGTTTCGGCGATATTGCATCCGGGAATTGGAGCCGCTCCAACTGGGCGATTTATGGAGATGCCGAATTTAGCCCACAGGAAAACTGGTTGCTCGGCGCAGCCCTGCGTTTTGAAAACTTTGAGGATTTTGGTTCCACAACCAATTTCAAGGTGGCGACCAATTACGAGGTAAATGAAAATGTGAAAGTGCGCGGCAGTTTTAGCACGGGCTTTAGAGCACCCACGCCGGGGCAGCAAA